The Clostridium aceticum genomic interval GAACCCCCCCTTAGGGATTGAATCAACCCGCAGCATTTGTAGGTCATAGCGTTAAATATTTCCACAGGCACATTTTTCTCTTTCGCCAGCAGAAAGATATGTTCTAAGGCGGGGTCATCTTTTGTCTTCACCAATACCTTCCAAGGAACTCTTCTAAGAAGTACCCGGGTTGTTTCTCCAATCCCTGGTTTAATATAATGAATGCTCTCTATATGAAACTTTTTCTGTATTTTCTCTATGTCCTTCCAACCAGCCCAACTAACCTCATGTTGAAGATCTAACTGTGGATATTTGTCCATCTCCATGATCACTTCGGAAAACTCAGTAGAGATTCTATCAATAAAAAGGTTGGATACATCTTCTTCCTCTAGTTCCTTATAGTATTTCACCCCGTGGAAATCCCTTGCCCCAATTAAATCTTCTCGATGTACTGTACGACTGATTAATCCAGAGACAGTTGCATTTAAACAGGAACTTGGAATTAAAAAATCTTCTCTTGTACCAAAGGTGCTTACACAATGTCCAGGATCCGCAAGAACTGCTAAGTCATCTTCTACGGTTATGCCATAAGCTTCCTTGAAAGCGTTGCAGGATTCTGTCAATACTTTAGTAATAGCCCCCTTGCCCGTCCATCCATCAACAAACTGGATTTTTTTTGAGGGGTGATTTTTTAAAATGTAGTGCAGAGCATTTTCATCTATCCCTTTTCCCCGAATAATCGAGATGCTATAATGAGGCAAGTCTACAGCATATTTTTGCAAAATATACCGTTTGATCAATATACCTATGGGGGTACCTGCTCTAGCTAAAGAAA includes:
- a CDS encoding cysteine protease StiP family protein, which produces MSQPAPLGSYSHKDVVFLLKDLSGMILEQGTKYREQEIQQGKHYSEMLPIEYKPSDAYMDLFYTSLEASAKKLAVAVAIVSEKIIKNRGKDITLVSLARAGTPIGILIKRYILQKYAVDLPHYSISIIRGKGIDENALHYILKNHPSKKIQFVDGWTGKGAITKVLTESCNAFKEAYGITVEDDLAVLADPGHCVSTFGTREDFLIPSSCLNATVSGLISRTVHREDLIGARDFHGVKYYKELEEEDVSNLFIDRISTEFSEVIMEMDKYPQLDLQHEVSWAGWKDIEKIQKKFHIESIHYIKPGIGETTRVLLRRVPWKVLVKTKDDPALEHIFLLAKEKNVPVEIFNAMTYKCCGLIQSLRGGS